A single region of the Salvia miltiorrhiza cultivar Shanhuang (shh) chromosome 8, IMPLAD_Smil_shh, whole genome shotgun sequence genome encodes:
- the LOC130999759 gene encoding protein IQ-DOMAIN 14-like: MGKKGSWFSTIKRVFVHESKDKPSSYGSDKRSSKEKKASKGILHHGEAKSFLPRFKEPSSIEKILGEADQLLVRPPPASSAETRVPPASLWRPASPTTAPYGATSPNAASQRVSSTRFTSLRTTLPPALTPEANQSRWEVRYVQRPEMSMRNQHRSATMIQSTFRGYLARRNFRALRGLVRLQGVVRSTNAKRQTMNAMKQMQLLVRIQTQIQSRRVQMLENQAIQHQAYRNNKELESNNLSKWSLNQLHEAGDSDDWDDSVLTKEEIEGRLRKKVEAVMKRERAMAYAYSHRSWKAQSSHGAPDIRSNGLPWWWNWLERQLPPPPTTAMTKDVIVTPPRPVSEHRTRPRARSKRGNFTTESHEIVTPLSTRSTNPTKVKPYFPAPTKTLPPATYDHFPLRGENDDGFSVPNYMTPTASAKAKARASSNPKERVLETPANESKRRFSFSLTSNMIGSFKWNRGSAEDGGAATQKAPDKHTSSHFRGDLSVDSTVSMPAAVGRRPFNRFV; encoded by the exons ATGGGAAAGAAGGGAAGCTGGTTTTCGACAATCAAGAGAGTTTTCGTGCACGAATCAAAGGACAAGCCATCATCCTAT GGATCAGATAAGAGAAGCAGCAAGGAGAAGAAGGCAAGTAAAGGGATTTTACATCATGGTGAAGCAAAATCGTTCCTTCCTCGATTCAAAGAGCCGAGCAGCATCGAGAAGATATTAGGGGAGGCGGATCAACTGCTCGTGAGGCCGCCTCCGGCATCTTCAGCGGAGACAAGGGTCCCACCGGCCTCACTCTGGAGGCCGGCCTCTCCAACGACCGCTCCTTATGGGGCTACTTCCCCTAATGCTGCTTCCCAAAGAGTTTCTTCGACTAGGTTTACTTCCCTGAGGACCACTCTTCCCCCGGCCCTGACTCCTGAGGCGAATCAGAGTCGATGGGAAGTTAGGTATGTGCAGAGGCCGGAGATGAGCATGAGGAACCAACACCGGTCGGCGACTATGATCCAATCTACATTCAGAGGCTACTTG GCGAGGCGGAATTTCCGAGCTCTGAGAGGCCTAGTGAGGCTTCAAGGAGTGGTAAGGAGCACAAATGCGAAGAGACAGACGATGAATGCCATGAAACAAATGCAACTTCTTGTCCGAATCCAGACACAAATCCAGTCGAGACGCGTACAAATGCTCGAAAACCAGGCAATCCAGCATCAAGCATATAGGAACAACAAAGAATTGGAGAGTAATAACTTGAGCAAATGGAGTTTGAACCAATTG CATGAAGCAGGCGATAGCGACGACTGGGATGATAGTGTGCTAACAAAAGAGGAAATAGAAGGAAGGTTGAGAAAGAAAGTTGAAGCAgtgatgaagagagagagagccatgGCCTATGCATATTCTCATCGg TCGTGGAAGGCTCAATCATCTCATGGAGCCCCAGACATCCGGTCCAACGGGCTCCCCTGGTGGTGGAATTGGCTAGAACGTCAGCTCCCGCCACCACCAACAACCGCAATGACTAAAGATGTCATTGTGACGCCCCCTAGGCCCGTCTCGGAGCACAGGACTAGGCCTAGGGCGAGGAGCAAGCGCGGGAACTTCACTACAGAGAGTCATGAGATTGTCACTCCACTATCAACTAGGTCTACAAACCCTACTAAGGTAAAACCCTACTTCCCGGCACCGACCAAAACTCTGCCACCGGCAACCTACGACCACTTTCCACTTAGAGGCGAAAATGACGACGGATTCTCCGTTCCAAACTACATGACACCAACTGCCTCGGCTAAGGCCAAGGCGAGGGCAAGCAGTAATCCGAAGGAGAGGGTTTTGGAAACTCCGGCCAACGAGTCGAAGAGGCGGTTTTCGTTCTCCTTGACGTCGAATATGATCGGCTCTTTCAAGTGGAATAGAGGATCTGCGGAAGATGGCGGTGCGGCCACGCAAAAGGCGCCGGATAAACATACTTCTTCGCATTTTAGGGGAGATTTGAGCGTGGATTCGACGGTGTCGATGCCGGCGGCGGTTGGGAGGAGGCCTTTCAATAGATTTGTGTGA
- the LOC130999760 gene encoding stearoyl-[acyl-carrier-protein] 9-desaturase, chloroplastic-like, with product MAMKLNAINFQSPKCPSFALPPAASCRSPKFFMASTLRSGSREAETAKKPFSAPREVHVQVTHSMPPQKIEIFKSIEGWAEDNLLVHLKPVEKCWQPQDFLPDPASDGFHDQVRELRERAKEIPDDYFVVLVGDMITEEALPTYQTMLNTLDGVRDETGASLTPWAVWTRAWTAEENRHGDLLNKYLYLCGRVDMKQIEKTIQYLIGSGMDPRTENNPYLGFIYTSFQERATFVSHGNTARHAREHGDIKLAQICGTIASDEKRHETAYTKIVEKLFEIDPNGTVLAFADMMKKKISMPAHLMYDGRDDSLFDHFSAVAQRLGVYTARDYADILEHLVARWKVENITGLSADGQKAQEYVCGLPPRIRRLEERAQGRAKQALKIPFSWIYDREVQL from the exons ATGGCGATGAAGCTGAATGCCATAAACTTCCAATCACCAAAATGCCCCTCTTTCGCTCTTCCTCCCGCCGCCAGCTGCAGATCTCCTAAATTCTTCATGGCTTCCACTCTTCGTTCCGGTTCAAG GGAAGCTGAGACTGCGAAGAAGCCTTTTAGCGCACCTCGTGAGGTTCACGTTCAAGTCACGCACTCGATGCCCCCTCAAAAGATCGAGATCTTCAAATCTATAGAAGGCTGGGCCGAGGACAATCTACTGGTTCACCTTAAACCAGTTGAGAAGTGTTGGCAGCCTCAGGATTTCTTGCCAGATCCCGCCTCGGATGGATTCCATGACCAGGTCAgggaattgagagagagagctaaGGAGATTCCCGACGATTATTTTGTTGTTCTGGTTGGAGATATGATCACCGAGGAAGCCCTCCCGACGTACCAGACAATGCTCAACACCTTGGATGGCGTGAGGGATGAAACGGGGGCGAGCTTAACTCCTTGGGCAGTCTGGACGAGGGCGTGGACTGCTGAGGAGAATAGGCACGGAGATCTTCTTAATAAGTATCTTTATCTCTGCGGGAGAGTAGATATGAAGCAAATCGAGAAGACTATCCAATATCTCATCGGGTCGGGAATG GACCCGAGGACAGAAAACAACCCGTACCTCGGATTCATCTACACGTCCTTCCAAGAAAGGGCTACGTTCGTGTCCCACGGAAACACAGCCCGACATGCCCGGGAGCATGGGGACATCAAGCTGGCTCAGATATGCGGCACCATCGCCTCGGATGAGAAGCGCCACGAAACTGCGTACACCAAGATAGTGGAGAAGCTGTTCGAGATCGACCCCAATGGGACTGTCCTAGCTTTTGCCGAcatgatgaagaagaaaatctCCATGCCCGCCCACTTGATGTACGACGGCCGTGATGACAGCCTCTTCGACCACTTCTCGGCCGTCGCCCAACGCCTCGGCGTCTACACAGCAAGAGACTACGCCGACATTCTAGAACACTTGGTTGCACGATGGAAAGTTGAAAATATAACGGGGCTATCCGCGGATGGGCAGAAGGCTCAAGAATACGTCTGTGGATTGCCTCCGAGAATCAGACGTCTGGAGGAGAGAGCTCAAGGGAGGGCCAAGCAGGCGCTGAAGATCCCGTTCAGCTGGATATACGACAGAGAAGTGCAACTCTGA